A single genomic interval of Scylla paramamosain isolate STU-SP2022 chromosome 4, ASM3559412v1, whole genome shotgun sequence harbors:
- the LOC135098469 gene encoding uncharacterized protein LOC135098469, with translation MRRLVLKVQVWVVSPCLASLPRMETGRVTALSFLLNIRLSASVGLPELQISQFDKRKGKVCLYMTQHLGGRNQSEQANHILLTCYVSMYSPTLPSVSIKDVKHSSQINGRIH, from the coding sequence CGTCGCCTCGTGTTGAAGGtgcaggtgtgggtggtgtCGCCTTGCCTTGCGTCTCTCCCTCGCATGGAAACCGGTCGAGTAACGgcgctctccttcctcctaaaCATTCGTCTCTCCGCCAGTGTTGGTCTCCCTGAGCTGCAAATATCCCAgtttgataaaagaaaaggaaaagtttgcTTATATATGACCCAACATTTAGGAGGCCGCAATCAGAGTGAACAAGCGAATCACATACTGTTAACCTGCTATGTTTCCATGTACTCACCCACGCTTCCCTCTGTAAGTATCAAGGACGTGAAGCACTCAAGCCAAATCAATGGAAGAATACATTAG